A window of Aliarcobacter trophiarum LMG 25534 contains these coding sequences:
- the fliI gene encoding flagellar protein export ATPase FliI, which yields MNIDDILEKIDSNSLNIAFGRVVNISAVTLSAIGLDVAVGDIVRIESVQKLYTVLGMVTVLNDNSFVIVPFSFVDGFKINDKVFLQRDGLTIKCGDGLLGRVVNALGEPIDDLGKIRDLDTNSPINKESMSPLDRGIIDQKFATGVKAIDSMLTCGKGQKVGIFAGSGVGKSTLMGMIVKGCEATIKIIALIGERGREIPEFIHYNLDNDLTNTVIVTATSDESPLMRKYGAFTAMAIAEYFRDKGHDVLLMMDSVTRFAMAQREIGLSTGEPPVSRGYPPSVFALLPQLMERAGNSKKGSITAFFTVLVDGDDLNDPIADQSRSILDGHIVLTRDLTEQGFYPPINILKSASRVIDKVVTKEHYNDFLKLKRVLSLIKENEVLIRVGAYKKGADLELDKAIEKREKTREFLTQGTLEKHSFDEIVTNLRKVLQ from the coding sequence ATGAATATAGATGATATACTGGAAAAAATAGATTCAAATAGTTTGAATATAGCTTTTGGAAGAGTCGTAAATATATCAGCTGTTACATTAAGCGCTATTGGTTTAGATGTTGCTGTTGGGGATATTGTAAGAATTGAATCAGTACAAAAATTATATACAGTTTTAGGAATGGTTACAGTTTTAAATGATAACTCTTTTGTAATAGTTCCTTTTTCATTTGTAGATGGGTTTAAGATAAATGATAAGGTTTTTTTACAGCGAGATGGACTAACTATTAAGTGTGGAGATGGTCTTTTAGGAAGAGTCGTAAATGCTTTGGGCGAGCCTATTGATGATTTGGGAAAAATAAGGGATTTGGATACAAACTCTCCAATCAATAAAGAGAGTATGTCACCACTTGATAGAGGAATTATTGACCAAAAATTTGCAACCGGTGTAAAAGCAATAGATTCAATGCTTACATGTGGAAAAGGTCAAAAAGTTGGTATTTTTGCTGGAAGTGGTGTTGGAAAATCAACACTTATGGGAATGATAGTAAAGGGTTGTGAAGCAACTATAAAAATAATTGCACTAATAGGTGAAAGAGGAAGAGAAATTCCAGAGTTTATTCACTATAATCTAGACAATGACCTTACAAATACTGTAATTGTAACGGCAACTTCAGATGAGTCCCCTCTTATGCGGAAATATGGTGCCTTTACTGCTATGGCAATAGCTGAATATTTTAGAGATAAAGGGCATGATGTACTTCTTATGATGGATAGTGTTACAAGGTTTGCTATGGCACAAAGAGAAATAGGTCTTAGCACAGGAGAACCACCAGTAAGTCGTGGTTATCCACCTTCTGTTTTTGCACTTTTACCACAACTAATGGAGAGAGCAGGAAATAGTAAAAAAGGTTCGATTACAGCTTTTTTTACAGTTTTGGTTGATGGTGATGATTTGAATGATCCAATAGCCGACCAAAGTAGGTCTATACTTGATGGACATATAGTTCTAACAAGAGATTTAACTGAACAAGGTTTTTATCCACCAATAAATATATTAAAATCAGCCTCAAGGGTAATAGATAAAGTTGTAACAAAAGAGCATTATAATGATTTTTTAAAGTTAAAAAGAGTATTATCACTAATAAAAGAGAACGAAGTTTTAATAAGAGTTGGTGCATATAAAAAAGGTGCAGATTTAGAACTTGACAAAGCTATTGAAAAAAGAGAAAAAACTAGAGAGTTCCTTACTCAAGGAACATTAGAAAAACACTCTTTTGATGAGATTGTCACAAACTTAAGAAAGGTTTTACAATGA
- a CDS encoding flagellar biosynthetic protein FliR yields MEAFFSLLNEDVVYMFLLLFARVVAFVAFMPVFGHTAISVSVRVAFAFYLVIFIFPFIEEVKYISETSFIVSLITELTLGLVAAMLVNIIFSSVKIIGEFVEYSTALSMAMMFDPTTGSQEGLIAKLLFWVSLMLFFQTGMYEMTLVLLAKSFSMIHLGTFDIFSINGIKLAIDEINRMFAFAFTFALPLFFIGFILDVYYGYGTKSMPAFSPFIITFQLKFALIFIFLIFGLEIFFEAFTEYFISKFE; encoded by the coding sequence ATGGAAGCGTTTTTTTCACTTTTAAATGAAGATGTAGTATATATGTTTCTACTTCTCTTCGCAAGAGTTGTAGCTTTTGTCGCATTTATGCCAGTTTTTGGACATACTGCTATTAGTGTTAGTGTTAGAGTTGCTTTTGCTTTTTATTTAGTAATTTTTATTTTTCCATTTATTGAAGAGGTTAAGTATATAAGTGAAACTTCTTTTATAGTCTCTTTAATAACTGAATTGACTTTGGGATTAGTAGCTGCTATGCTAGTAAATATCATATTTTCATCAGTTAAAATTATAGGTGAATTTGTAGAATATTCAACAGCTTTGTCAATGGCCATGATGTTTGATCCTACAACAGGTTCACAAGAAGGGTTAATAGCAAAGCTTCTTTTTTGGGTATCTTTAATGCTATTTTTTCAAACAGGGATGTATGAGATGACTTTAGTTTTATTAGCAAAAAGCTTTTCTATGATACATCTAGGAACTTTTGATATATTTTCTATTAATGGTATAAAACTTGCCATTGATGAGATAAATAGAATGTTTGCTTTTGCATTTACTTTTGCTTTACCTCTATTCTTTATTGGTTTTATACTAGATGTTTATTATGGTTACGGTACAAAGTCTATGCCAGCATTTTCACCATTTATAATAACTTTTCAGTTAAAATTTGCTTTAATCTTTATATTTTTAATATTTGGTTTAGAGATATTTTTTGAAGCTTTCACTGAATATTTTATAAGTAAATTTGAGTAG
- a CDS encoding tetratricopeptide repeat protein: MRFLTIFILLISLLDAKDRDFYYSFIDSNGKQIPTKTKETIINTLNELDYIKSIAQDGKLHEAFKKLKPIKDNNKVSLLNSDILILYSELVLKTNSKQHINDSAKELENAINTSLIDQEDLLKAYLILIDLKININKVEDARYYAQTVIDIFDDKEANAKGKISLAKIFKYQKDYKRASKMLFEALSLTIDKTIASMVANELFDIYLLEGKKEEADELMKQLLFANPSFYSNDYILANQRVDTLLKLDMTPHAINILKNLIISSKKDDVLEQTKYRLANLYMKLYDKTDNYLNLAKFLYKDIKDNYPKSENYDNASMFYDEIKMRQKAILPSDVADKYQNSEDMQNKALLQELINNNFNKKYEDAIKMQKIYKDIPKDILKRFGFGNIDELLDKTYLGVIKEYIEEQECVKLSHVLKDLKTDIFKDILHDDSLKNEFIRCIREVPSIENYKQFKEIFKDTEDLDIYLVLEAMALDLEEIDDALYYSSKIEKSKDNDILQEEFLYKYQVLKINNNSVKLDRFFRNSLEDSKLIDKNRSNPIIIDFYYDFYLYLIKENKIKEARDILRALYNKQNEFKAYVYSPFVESEEARFAKEQNNLQEAVNYLVQAIQNSKNIKPSEEIKLYYDILTLYDSLEQKDKKEIYLEKCRNVKIEDNFYKNMCNGIDP, translated from the coding sequence TTGAGATTTTTAACTATATTTATACTTCTAATTTCTCTTTTAGATGCAAAAGATAGAGATTTTTATTATAGTTTTATAGACTCAAATGGGAAGCAAATTCCAACAAAAACAAAAGAGACAATAATAAATACTTTAAATGAGTTGGATTATATAAAATCAATAGCACAAGATGGAAAACTTCATGAAGCTTTTAAAAAATTAAAACCTATAAAAGATAATAATAAAGTATCACTTTTAAATTCAGATATTTTGATACTCTACTCAGAATTAGTTTTAAAAACAAACTCAAAGCAGCATATAAATGATAGTGCAAAAGAGCTAGAGAATGCCATTAATACATCACTTATAGACCAAGAGGATTTATTAAAAGCATATTTAATTTTGATAGATTTAAAGATAAATATAAATAAAGTAGAAGATGCGAGGTATTATGCTCAAACTGTAATAGATATTTTTGACGATAAAGAGGCAAATGCGAAAGGGAAAATATCTTTAGCAAAAATTTTTAAGTATCAAAAAGATTATAAAAGAGCTTCAAAAATGCTCTTTGAAGCTTTGAGTTTAACAATAGATAAGACTATCGCCTCAATGGTAGCAAATGAACTTTTTGATATATATTTACTAGAAGGAAAGAAAGAAGAGGCAGATGAACTTATGAAACAGTTATTATTTGCAAACCCATCTTTTTATTCTAACGATTATATTTTAGCAAATCAAAGAGTTGATACACTTTTGAAACTTGATATGACACCACATGCTATTAATATTTTAAAAAATCTGATTATAAGTTCAAAAAAAGATGATGTTTTAGAGCAAACAAAATATAGATTGGCAAATTTATATATGAAGTTATATGATAAAACAGATAACTATTTAAATCTTGCTAAATTTTTATATAAGGATATTAAAGATAACTATCCAAAGAGTGAAAACTATGATAATGCTTCAATGTTTTATGATGAGATAAAGATGAGACAAAAAGCTATTCTACCAAGTGATGTAGCAGATAAATATCAAAATAGTGAAGATATGCAAAATAAAGCACTACTTCAAGAGTTGATTAACAATAATTTTAATAAAAAATATGAAGATGCAATTAAAATGCAAAAAATCTATAAAGATATACCAAAAGATATATTAAAGCGATTTGGTTTTGGAAATATTGATGAACTTTTAGATAAAACATATTTGGGAGTTATAAAAGAGTATATAGAAGAACAAGAGTGTGTTAAATTAAGTCATGTTTTAAAAGATTTAAAAACAGATATTTTTAAAGATATACTTCATGATGATAGCTTAAAAAATGAGTTTATTAGATGTATTAGAGAAGTTCCTTCTATTGAAAATTATAAGCAATTTAAAGAGATATTTAAAGATACAGAAGATTTAGATATCTATTTAGTATTGGAAGCTATGGCTTTAGATCTTGAAGAGATAGATGATGCTTTATATTACTCATCAAAAATAGAAAAATCAAAAGATAATGATATATTACAAGAGGAGTTTTTGTATAAATATCAGGTTTTAAAGATTAATAATAACTCAGTAAAATTGGATAGATTTTTTAGAAATAGCCTAGAAGATAGTAAATTAATAGATAAAAATAGGAGTAATCCAATAATAATAGATTTCTATTATGATTTTTATCTATACTTAATTAAAGAGAATAAAATAAAAGAGGCAAGAGATATCTTAAGGGCTTTATATAATAAGCAGAATGAGTTTAAGGCTTATGTATATTCTCCTTTTGTTGAAAGTGAAGAAGCAAGATTTGCAAAAGAGCAAAATAATCTTCAGGAAGCTGTAAACTATCTTGTTCAAGCTATACAAAATTCTAAAAATATAAAACCTAGTGAGGAGATAAAACTTTACTATGATATTTTGACTTTGTATGATAGCTTAGAACAAAAAGATAAAAAAGAGATATATTTAGAAAAGTGTAGAAATGTAAAAATAGAGGATAATTTTTATAAAAATATGTGTAATGGAATTGATCCATGA
- the flhB gene encoding flagellar biosynthesis protein FlhB, producing the protein MADDEEKTEEPTSKKIEDARKEGNVGKSVEVAGAAILTFGSVYLIFLSGFSFLEIKKLMLYIYGFIGQELEESTYFTITIAVATILIKALSPIYLLVFVLALASNWMQFGFIATPLKLDLQKLDPIKGFKNIFSLKKLLEALKLTLKLSVIVWVMFLLFSLTYQDFLIMMNKELNATIEAMIDLIIVFVFTILFIIIIFAIIDFYFSKHYYMKSLKMSKQEIKDEYKNMEGDPQVKGRIRRIQMQMAQKRMMGSVPEADVVITNPTHYAVALKYESSKNQAPLLVAKGIDFIALKIKEVAKENGVTIIENPTLARALYEQIELEREVPQEFYKAIAEIFSYVYELKKKR; encoded by the coding sequence ATGGCTGATGATGAAGAAAAAACTGAAGAACCCACATCCAAAAAGATAGAAGATGCTAGAAAAGAAGGAAATGTAGGTAAATCTGTTGAAGTAGCTGGTGCAGCAATTTTAACCTTTGGTTCTGTATATCTCATATTTTTATCTGGATTCTCATTTTTAGAGATAAAAAAGCTTATGCTATATATTTATGGATTTATTGGACAAGAATTAGAAGAGAGTACCTATTTTACAATTACAATTGCAGTTGCAACAATACTTATAAAAGCTTTATCTCCTATTTATCTATTAGTATTTGTATTGGCACTTGCTTCTAATTGGATGCAGTTTGGTTTTATTGCAACCCCTTTGAAACTTGATTTACAAAAACTAGACCCAATAAAAGGGTTTAAAAACATTTTTAGCTTAAAAAAACTGTTGGAAGCCCTTAAATTAACATTAAAGTTATCTGTGATAGTTTGGGTTATGTTTTTGCTTTTTTCATTGACATATCAAGATTTTTTAATAATGATGAATAAAGAGCTAAATGCAACTATAGAAGCTATGATTGACTTGATTATAGTGTTTGTATTTACTATTTTGTTTATTATTATTATTTTTGCTATAATAGACTTCTATTTTTCTAAACACTACTATATGAAATCTTTAAAGATGAGTAAGCAAGAGATTAAAGATGAATATAAAAACATGGAGGGAGATCCTCAAGTTAAGGGAAGAATACGAAGAATTCAGATGCAAATGGCACAAAAAAGAATGATGGGAAGTGTTCCTGAAGCAGATGTTGTTATTACAAATCCAACACACTATGCTGTTGCTTTAAAGTATGAAAGTTCAAAAAATCAAGCTCCTTTGCTTGTAGCAAAAGGGATAGATTTTATAGCTTTGAAGATAAAAGAAGTAGCAAAAGAAAATGGTGTAACAATAATAGAAAATCCTACTTTAGCTCGTGCTTTGTATGAGCAAATAGAGTTGGAAAGAGAAGTTCCTCAAGAGTTTTATAAAGCAATTGCAGAGATTTTCTCTTATGTTTATGAACTAAAGAAAAAAAGGTAG